A single Amia ocellicauda isolate fAmiCal2 chromosome 9, fAmiCal2.hap1, whole genome shotgun sequence DNA region contains:
- the LOC136758596 gene encoding natterin-3, with translation MKRILLAVFVLLHVNLRCVGSSPNPPKSLKELVERTAQSEKEPLLNPHREGIVPPPATNTLVVHPENPADLQESEGERSMTIFGDNVNLKWVKWTGSLPNGAVGMWNGYASRTDYICKYNCEAGFYNPSKGPYCLYPYADREYYAPEFEILVNEDNFEFVEWKDGSYGSVPPNAVRTCAGVGIYVGRNKYGLGKVVPQFEAFFLPWEGDEYWYKTYQVLAINREAYTQHISHVEYGIDQIELFHHPPETLRLSSVTNNECQTVKKTVRIEKTSEVESSWDIGRSTMLGITSGISAKIPLIGTASVDFTAEKTFQFSRGTTMVEAISHSISVELSVPPNHSCTVRMEGKKITADIPFTARLSRTYVNGETQWTSVFGTYDGVQIGEIKAMVDRCEPVADAKPCLSA, from the exons ATGAAGCGGATACTTTTGGCTGTCTTTGTTCTCCTGCACGTGAACCTAAGATGTGTCGGGTCGTCACCAAACCCACCCAAAAGCCTGAAGGAGCTTGTTGAGAGGACAGCGCAGAGTGAGAAAG AGCCCCTTCTGAACCCTCATCGAGAGGGAATTGTGCCCCCCCCCGCCACCAACACTCTGGTAGTGCACCCAGAAAACCCTGCTGACCTCCAGGAGTCAGAGGGGGAGAGGTCAATGACAATctttggagacaatgtcaaccTGAAATGGGTCAAATGGACCGGCTCCCTGCCTAATGGAGCAGTGGGCATGTGGAACGGGTACGCTTCACGCACCGACTACATCTGCAAGTACAACTGTGAGGCTGGCTTTTACAACCCCAGCAAAGGCCCTTACTGTCTGTACCCCTATGCTGACAGAGAATATTATGCCCCTGAATTCGAGATTTTGGTAAATGAGGACAACTTTGAGTTTGTAGAGTGGAAGGACGGATCTTATGGGTCAGTTCCTCCAAATGCCGTCAGAACCTGTGCAGGAGTGGGTATCTATGTCGGAAGGAACAAGTATGGATTAGGAAAGGTTGTCCCACAGTTTGAAGCTTTCTTCCTGCCCTGGGAAGGTGATGAGTACTGGTATAAGACATATCAAGTCCTGGCCATCAACCGGGAGGCTTATACCCAGCACATCTCCCATGTTGAGTATGGAATTGACCAGATAGAACTGTTCCACCACCCCCCCGAGACCCTGAGGTTGTCCAGTGTCACGAACAACGAGTGCCAGACCGTGAAGAAGACCGTCCGCATTGAAAAGACCAGCGAGGTGGAGAGTAGCTGGGATATTGGCCGTTCCACGATGCTCGGTATCACGTCCGGCATCAGCGCCAAAATCCCCCTGATCGGCACGGCGTCTGTGGACTTCACGGCAGAAAAGACCTTCCAGTTCTCCCGAGGGACAACCATGGTGGAGGCCATCAGCCATTCGATATCAGTGGAGTTGAGTGTGCCTCCCAACCACTCCTGCACAGTGAGGATGGAGGGCAAAAAGATCACGGCTGACATTCCTTTTACTGCACGCCTGAGCCGGACATACGTCAATGGAGAAACCCAGTGGACCTCCGTTTTTGGCACTTACGATGGTGTGCAGATAGGGGAGATCAAAGCCATGGTGGATCGCTGTGAGCCTGTTGCAGATGCTAAACCCTGCCTATCTGCTTAG